Within Actinoplanes sp. L3-i22, the genomic segment GTTGCCAGCGCCCGCCGAACCGTCCGGCAACGCCGAGCTGCCAGCGCCCGCTGAACCGTCCCGCGGCGTCGACTCGGCGAAGGCGGCCCCGCCCGTGGCAGCGGCCAGGAGCCGCTGCTGCACCTGCGGATCAAGGACACCCTGCCCGATCGCCGCCGCCCGCACCGCCTGCGCGATCTGCACCCGCCCGGAGTCCTTGGTCAGATACCCCACGGCACCGGCCCGCAGCGCCCCGAGGATGTGCTCGTCATCGGCGAAGGTGGTCAGCACGACCACCCGCGTCTCCGGATACCGCGCCTTGATCAGCGCGGTCGCCGCCACCCCGTCGCGGCGCGGCATCCGCAGATCCATCAGCACCACGTCCGGCCGCTCCCGGCCGACCAGCTCCAGCGCCTGATCACCGTCGGCCGCCTCGCCCACCACGTCGACGTCGTCGAGCAGGCTCAACATCAGCGCCAGCCCTTCCCGGACCACGGTCTGATCATCGGCCACCACCACCCGGATGCTCACCCGCAAATCCTGACACCCACCCACCGTTCCTCGCGCCCCGGTTCACCCACGCCGCCGCTCATCCCGGCATTCGTAGGTCCACCAGCCAGCCGCCCTCACCCCCGTCCCCGCCCTCGCCGTTGTCCGGGCCGACCTCGATCGTGCCGCCGGCCAATTCGGCACGCTCCCGCAGCCCGATCAGTCCATATCCACTCGACAGCCCGGACACCGGTGGCCCGGCCGGCCCGTGGTTGCGGACCCGCAGCGCGACCGTGCCCACCTCGTACCGCAATCGGGTTTCGACCGCGCTGCCCGGCGCATGCTTGCGGACATTGGTCAGCGCCTCCTGCGCGGCCCGGAACAGCGCCAGCCCGGTCTCCGCGTCCAGCTCCCGCGGCTCGCCGTCGACGGTGAACGTGGCCGGGGCGTCCAGGTCGCGCCCATAGCCCGCGGTCAGCTCGCCGACCAGCTCCGGCACCGGCAGCGGGTCGCCGCGCAGCGCGCTCACCGCCCGGCGGGTCTCGGTCAGGCCGTCCCGCGCGAGGGTCCCGGCCCGGTCGATCAGCACCGCCGCGTCGGCCGTCCGGTCCCGCTCCAGCAGCGCCGCGGCCGTCTCCAGCTGCACCGACAGCGCCGACAGCGAGTGCGCCAGCACGTCGTGGATCTCCCGGGCCAGCCGGGCCCGCTCGGCCAGCGCCGCCGCCCGGGCCTGCTCGTCGGCGAGCATCCGCTCCTGCTCGGCGCCGGCGGTGCGCTGCCGGCGCAGCAGGACGAGCAGCGTGACCACGATCGTGACACCGCACCAGAGGGCGATCGCCGACGCCGCCACGTCGTGCCCGGCCAGCGCGATGATCAGGGCGATCAGGCCGGTGCCGGTCACCACCCCGGTGGTGATCAGGTCGAGGGCGGCGGCGCTGCTGGCGATCGCGACGATCACGTAGACCGGTGCGAGGCCCGGCCCGACCAGCGTGGTCAGCCACAACCCGGCCGCGAGGGTCACGCACACCGCGGCGAGGTGCTGCCGGGACGGCAGGATCCGCAGGGCCAGCACGACCCAGCCGAGACCACCGATCACCAGCCCCACCACCAGGGCGGGGCTGGGTTTCTGGTCCTGGAGCATCGCGACGGTGATGATGACCAGGACGATCAGGTTGCGGGCCCGGCGCCAGAGGTTCAACACCCGGTCCCGATCGACGATGAACACGACGCCAGTCTGCCGAATCAACGGTGACAACCAGGTGTCAGCGCCATCCCGAGACCACGACCCGGCAGCCGGCACAGAAGTCTCAGCAGCGGGCGAGGTGCGCGGCGCGGCGAGCGGCACAGAAGTCTCAGCAGTGGGCGAGGTACGGGCTCCGGCGGCCGGCATCGCGGGCCTCAGCGCCCGACGCGGACCCGGTCACGATCCCGGCGCCGCGGTGCGAACGGCGCCCCGGTCGCCATCGCCCGGGGCCCCACGACCGCGGCCTCCCCGAGGAAGCTGAGCCCCAGGGCGAGCGCCAGGGACGCGGTCAGCACGGACTGGTCGGCGCCGAGCGAGACCGCCGCGACCGCCTGCCCGAACCGCAGCGCGATCAGCCCACCCCAGACCGCGAGCGTCACCCAGGTGTAGCGGTACCAGGTGTGCCCGTCCCGGACGAAGATCCGCACGGTCCGCCCGCGCAGCACCCCACCGGCGACCGCGACCAGCCCGCCGGTCACCAGCGCCACGAGGTCGGCGGTGGGATGAACGAAATCGGTCTGCGCGACGGTGTAGACGCCGTACGCGGTGAGCGCCAGGGGCAGCAGGACCAGTCGCCGGGACTCCAGCGGCTCGCCGAGGAAGCGACGGACCATGGCGTAGACGAGGAAGCCGAGGATCAGAAGCGCGGTGGCGATGTTCATGCCGTTGAAGGTACGAATCGGGCCGGGTGGAGTGCCGCCACCCACGGGTGGAGATCCGGGTGGAGACCGGAACCGTTCTGCCCGTTCTGTCCCTCGGAATACCGGTATTGTCGGTAGTCGATTCGGCATTCGGGGGAGGAACGATGACGCAAGAGCTCGTCGACCTGGGCGATCCGGCTTTCCAGGACGACCCGCATCCGGCGTATGAGGAATGGCGCCGCTCCGGCCCGGTCCGCCGTGCCGTGCTGCCCAGCGGCATGCAGGCCTGGATCGTCACGAGGTATGAGGACGCCAGGCGCGCGCTCACCGACCCACGCCTGTCGAAGCGGTCCTCCCCGGCACCGGAGGGCCAGCCCGTCGGCGGCTCCCGGACAGCCGGCGCGGCTCCGGCCGCGGCGATGTCCCCGGGCATCGGGGCGGCGATCTCCCGGCACATGCTGGCCGTCGACCCGCCGGACCACACCCGCCTGCGCCGCCTGGTCGCGGCCGCCTTCACCGCCCGCCGGATCGAGGCGCTGCGCCCGCGGGTCGAGCAGATCGCCATCGACCTGCTGGATTCGCTGGCCGGCCGGGAGCAGGCCGACCTGATCGACGAGTTCGCCTTCCCGCTGCCCATCCAGGTCATCTGTGAGCTGCTCGGGCTGCCGCCGGAGGATCGGGACGACTTCCGCGAGTGGTCGGACGCGGTGGTCGCCGGCTCGGCGGCCGGGCCGAAGCTGGGCCCGGCGATCGAGGCGATGGTGAAGTACATCCACGCCCTGCTCGCCGAGCGCCGCAAGGCGCCCGGTGACGACCTGCTCTCCGGCCTGATCCAGGTGCGTGACGCGGAGGACCGGCTGACCGAGGACGAGCTCTCCTCGATGGTCTTCCTGCTGCTGGTCGCCGGGCACGAGACGACCGTCAACCTGATCGGCAACGGCACCTACCTGATGCTGCGCGACCGCACCGAGTGGGAGCGGCTGCGCGCCGACCGCGAGCTGCTGCCGAGCGCCATCGAAGAATTTCTTCGGTACGAGGGTCCGCTCAAGACCTCCACGTTCCGGATCGCCACCGAGGACGTGGAGATCGGCGGCGTGACCATCCCGGCCGGCGACCCGGTGATCATCGGGCTGCTCTCGGCGAACCGGGACGGCGACCAGTTCCCGTCCGCCGACCTGCTCCGCTTGGACCGGGTGCAGAGCCCCGCGCACCTGGCCTTCGGGCACGGCATCCACTACTGCCTGGGCGCCCCGCTGGCCCGGCTGGAAGCGCAGGTCGCGTTCACCGCCCTGCTCGACCGGCATCCCGGCCTGCAGCTCGCCGTCCCGGTCGGGGAGCTGCACTGGCGGCCCGGTCTCCTGCTGCGTGGCCTGCAGGGATTGCCGGTCTTTCTGTGAAGAGGGCATGATGTCGGCCGTGTCCGACATGCATGATCCCCGGCCGTCGTCGCCGCACTGGCCGACGACTGTTCTGCCGACGGTGCCCGCGCACGACAAGCATCAGAAGGCCAATCGGGTCCGTCTGATCGTGCTCGGCGCGGCCGGCGGCTTCCTGCTGCTCGCCATCGGCTACTGGGCGTTCTCCGGCTCCGGTGACGACAACACCGCGCCGGTGGCCGCTCCGGTCACCTCGGTGCAGGTGCTGCGCACGCAGAGCATCGAGCCGCTGGAGGAGTCGAGCGTCAAGCCCACCAGCAAGCCGCCGACCACCAAGCCGACGACCAAGCCGGCCGTTCCGGCGGGCCGGCCCGGGCTGGTGATCGCCCAGATGCAGCGGGAGCTCGGCGTCCTGGTGCGGAACGGGCAGCTGGACCGGGACGACGCCCGGTCGCTGAACCAGCGGCTCCGCAAGGTCTCCGAGTCGATCCGGAAGAACGACGCGGACCAGGCCGACGACCGCCTCGGGGACTTCGCCGACAAGCTCGCCGACCTGCACGACGACGGCAAGATCAGCGACGCCGGCTTCAACGCCCTGGCCGCCCAGGCCGCACAGGTCGCCGCCGCCCTGTCCAACTGAAGGCCGCGGTCAATCCAAAGGCCGCGGCCAGCTGAAGGCCGCGGCCGATTCAAAGGCCGCGGCCCAGCTGAAGGCCGCGGCCAGTTGGGAAGCCCTGCTAACGGGGCGAGGGCCGGGTGAGTCGGCCGATCGCCGCCTCCACCCCGGCGACCCGGTCGGCCACCAGGGCGACCGCCCCGGCCGCCCGCACCATCGGGTCCGCCTCGGCCCCGCCGAGCGTCTGCTCCCGCAGGAAGCCCGCCTTGACCTCGGCCCACCGCTGCGCCCGGGCCGGGTCGAGCCGCCCGCGGATCTCGGCGAGTTTGAGCAGGTTGGCCTCGGCCCCGCCGGTCAGGGTCTGCGCCTCGCCCAGGTAGTGATCGTCGAGCACCTGCTCCAGCTCGTCGTCGTTCATCGCCGGCACGATCCGCTCGGCCAGCTTGTTCATGTTGCGGTAGGAGCCCTGCAGCCGGAACGGCGGCTCGGTCCGGCTGGAGTCGGCCTGTGCCGCCGAGGCGATGTAGGCCTGGTTGACCCGCAGCACCACCCGCTGCACCCGCTTCATCTTGCGCAGCACGGCCAGGATCTGGTCGAGCTCGGCCGCCGAGTACGGGTACGACAACCGGTCCGCCCGAGCGCTCTCGTCGCCCTCGGCGAGCCGCAGCAGCAGCGGCAGGTCGGCGGAGTCCCGGGCGGCCAGCGGCGCGAGCACGGTGTTCCCGGTGAGCGCGTTCTCCAGGTAGGACAGCTCGAACAGGTCCTCGCGCCCGGACAGCACGTCACCCAGGTTCCACACGTCGGCCCGGTTGGCGAGCATGTCCGGCACCCGGAAACGACGGCCGCTCTCGGTGTACGGGTTCCCGGCCATACACACCGCGAACCGCTTGCCCCGCAGGTCGTACGTCCGCGTCTTGCCGTTCCAGACACCCTCCATGCGCCTCTGCGCGTCACAGAGCGAGATGAACTTCTGCAGCAGCTCGGGGTTGGTGTGCTGGATGTCGTCGAGGTAGAGCAGCACGTTGTTGCCCATCTCCAGGGCCAGCGAGATCTTCTCCACCTCCTGCCGCGCGGTGGCGTCCGGGGCATCGGCCGGGTCGAGCGAGGTCACGCCGTGTCCCAGCGCCGGCCCGTTGACCTTGACGAAGACCAGTCCGAGGCGATCGGCGACGTACTCCATCAGCGTGGTCTTGCCGTAGCCGGGCGGGGAGATCAGCAGCAGCAGGCCCGACCGGTCGGTCCGCTTGTCGTCGCCGGCCGCGCCGATCTGGCGGGCCAGGTTGTCGCCGATCAGCGGCAGGTAGACGTCGTCGAGCAGCCGGTTGCGGACGAACGTGGTCATCACCCGCGGCTTGAACTCGTCGAGTCGCAGCCGATCCCGCTCGGCAGCGGCCAGGGCGGCCCGTTGCTTCTGATAGGCCCGATAGGCCGGCATCCTGATATTTCGGAAATTTCGCGCGGCCGGCAGCAGCGCGTCGAGCCGCACTGTCAACCGCCCGTCCACGACCCGCGAATGCACCCCGAGCAGCCCCGACACCATCTCGCTGGTAGCCGCCGAGACGTCATACCGAGTCAGCGAAGCCAGCTCAATAGCTACTGATTCCGACAAATCCGATTTGTCACCGGCATCGGGCTTTGCTGCCAAAAATGCGCTCAGCCACGCGGAAGCCAACTGTCGTCGAGCAGGAAGATCCGACTCCAACGCTTGCAGATCGTCCGCGAAACGAGCCCCACCCAACTCCCGATGGAACCGATCGAGCAGAGTACGCGCCCCGGAACTGGCCGCGAACCCCGAAGGCGAGGAGGCCAGTTCCTCGACCAGATACTCCCCGACCGGGAAACCGGCCGCGGTGTCCAGTTCGGACCGCAGCTCGTCCAGGGCGGAACCGGCCGAGCCGAACAGCTCCCGCGCCCGGACCAGTGACGACGCCCGCAGCGCCCAGAGCTCCCGCTCGGCCGAGGTGGTGCCGAACGCCCAGAACAGCTGCGCCTCGGCCCGGGTCGACGCGTCGTAGCGCAGCAGCCCGGCCGCCGCGTGCAACCGCAGCAGCGCGTCCAGGATCACCGTGGCGTCGGCGTCGTGCACCCCACGTTCGTACCCCTCGTCGTACCTCTCCTCGGCGGCCCGGCGCACCAGCTCCCGCAACGTGCCATCGGTGAGTGCGGCGGCCGCGGCCCGGGGGTCGGCGGCGAGAATCGCCGCCGCCAGATGTTCCGCGCGGTACAGCGACCGGTCCTCGGAGATCAGCGGCTGATCCCAGAAGTCCCTGGTCAGCGCGAAGGCCGGGTCGGTGATCGGCGAGCGGTAGTCGGTTCCGGTGATCGCGTAGGCCAGCCCGTCGTCCTGCGGCACCAGGGTCAGGTCGATCGCCTGCTCGTTGACCGCGAACGTGTGCCGCCCGAGCCGGATCCCGCCCTCGCCGAACAGGTCGAGCCGGTCGCGCAGCGCCCGCCCGGCCTCCTGGCGGGCCGCCTTGAGCTGGCCCTCCAGCTCCTCGGCGCGGACCGTGTCGCCGGTCGCGCGCAGTTCGTCGGCGACCGTCCGGACCTTGGCGACCATCGGGTCGGTGGCGAAGTACGTGTTGACCTCGTCCGGATCCCCGAGCGTGGTGATCCGCCGGCGCACCGCGTCCAGGATCCGGCGGGCCGAACCGGCCAGCCGGTCGGCGCGGCGGGCCCGCTCGTCGAGCAGCGCCTGCCGGCGGCCGGCGATCGCCTCGTACACCTCGGTGCGTTTGGCGGCCAGCCGCTCGCCGAAGTCGTCGACGTCGCCGAACCGGGTCTCCAGCGTCTCCACCTGGGCCATCAGCCGGGCCAGGTGCTCGTCGCAGCGTTCCGGGGTGTCCGCGGCGGCCAGCGCGGCCGAGACCGACTGGCCGAAGAGCGCGAACTCGGCGGCGAACGCGGCCCGGCCCTCGACCGAGGCCAGCTCGCGGCGGCGCGCGTCCAGGGTGGCCCGGGCCCGGTTGAGCCCGCCCAGCACCGTGCCGATCCTTTCCAGAATGGACACCCGGACGGTCGCGTCGGCGATGTCGAGCCCGCCGACCACCTCGGTGACCACCTGCAACCCGTCGGACTGCTCGGTGATCCGCTCGGCGACCGGCTCCGCCTCGGCGACCGTGCCGATGCCGGTGGCCTGGATCGCCAGCTCCTCGACGCCGGTCTGGTAGTCGGCGAACGCGTCCGGCCGGCGCAGGAACTCGACCGCGCGCCGGGCGGTCTCGTCGGTCGCGGTGACCAGCGAGGCGGCGATCTCGTCGAGCCGGGCGACGTCGGCGTACCGCATCTCCCGCAGCCCGGCGAGCTTGCCGCGTTCCCGGCGCAGCTCGGCGAGCCGGCTCACCCAGCCGCCGGTCGTCGTCGGCGCCTCGGCCTCGGCCCGCCGGATCAGCGACAGCGCGGCCGCCTCGGCGTCCGCGAGGGCCTGCCCGGCCTGCTGGGTCAGCGCCTGCACCGAGGCGAACTCGTCGAGGACCTGGGTGGCCGCGGCCCGTACCTCGGCGAGCGGCTCGGCGAGGTTCTCCAGCTCCGGGTCGTCGAGCCAGTGATAGGTGTCGAAGGCCCGGGTGCAGGCCGCGATGATCGCCTCGAAGACCGGCCCGGCCGCCGACATCTCGCCGACCATCCGGGTCACCGACAGGGTGTCGGCGATGCCGCGGACCAGATCGGCATTGCCGATCCGGTCGAGCGGTCCGGTTCCGGGTGGCTGCGCGGCGGCGTGCGCATCCGAGACGTACGACGTCTGCCACACCTGCACAGCGTGGACACGAGTCGGCTCGGCAGTGCCGGCCTGATCGGGACTGCGCAGCACCACCAGCGTGCCGTCGTCGAAGATCGCGTAGCCGTGACCCGCGATCGGCGTCGCGACCTCCTTGCGGATCACGTTGTAGGGCAGCAGCAGGTACCGCCCGGACCCGGCGTCGTGGAAGACGTGCAGCACGTCCTCGCCGTTGACCGACCGGATCACCCGCTCGAACGCCAGCCCGGTGGTGTCCTGGTCGAACGTCTTCGCGACGCCGGTGGCCAGGTAGTACCCGCCGGGGAAGATGACGCCCTGGTCCTCCGGCAGCCGCCGGCACGCCTGCCCGATCCCGTCCAGCCGCCGCACGTCCCGGGTGCGCGTGTTGAACACCAGGTAGCGCTGCACGGTCTCCTGGTAGGGCAAAACCCTCAACAAGATCAAAGGCCCGACCCTGGCGTACGCGATCTCAGCATCCGCCAGACTCTGCAGCGGCTCGTCCACCGGCTCCGAGTAGATGCCCTCGCCGTCCTCGGTGTTGTTCTCCACCTTGACGGTGAGCGTGCCGCCGACCGCCTCGACGAACACCTCGTCCTCGATCGAGACGTGCGGGTGCCGCCCGAGCACGTGCTGCTCGCGGGTGGTGGCCGTCCAGGTGAAGTCGTGCGTGGCCGGGAGCACGTGGTCCCGCTCGCCCCGCGCGTCCTGGTACGCCACCGACCCGTCCACGCCGACCCGCCAGCGCAGCACCTTCAGGTCGTCGGCCCGCGCCCCGGTCTGGAAGATCGCCAGCAGCAGCCCCTCGACCCGGCGCAACTGCCGGAGCCGGGTCTCCTTGTAGTACCGGTGCAGCTCGGCGAAGTCCCGCCGGAAGCCCGGGTCGTCGAGCAGCCCGGGCGCCTGCGTCGGCTGGAACTTCCGGTCCACCACGGTGAAGACGTCGTCCACTGACGTCTCGGCCTTCATCCCGAGGAACGCGTTCGCGCCGAAGAGCAGCGCCTCCCCGGCCGGCGCGACGTCGGCCGGCACGCAGTTGTTGCCGGTCCGGATCCGCTCGGTGCCCAGCAACTCGGTCTGCTGGGCCCCGAAGACCTCGACCCGGCGCCCGTTCAGCGCCTCGGCCCGCTCGGCGAGCTCCCGGGCCTTGGCGCCGAGCCGGGCCCGGAGCACCTCGTAGGTGCCGGCGTCGATGTTGGATTCGGTCACTCAGCCTGGTCCTTCTTCAGCTGGCTGGCGACGGCCGCGGCCACGCTCAGGTTGGCCACGTCCGCGGTCGACACCGCGGAGGCCAGCTTGTGCAGGTCCTCGGCCAGCTCACCCTCGCCGTTCAGGTAGCGGGCGCCGACGCCCTGGACCACCGTGCTGTGCTCGACGAACCCGTCGATGCTCTTGCCCAGCGTGATCGAGCCGACCAGCTTGTCGAAGAAGACCGAGTCCCCGCCGACGATGTCGATGTTCGCCTTCTCCAGCCCGGCCGCGACCACCATGGCCTGCGCCTCGGCGATCTCCTTGTGCACGGTGATGCCGGCCAGCCGGATCTCCTTCTCCATCTCCAGCCGCAGGCGGTACTCCTCGTGCGCGCGGGTGACGTCGTCGAGCGTGGCCATCGCGCCGGCCTTCTGCTCCAGGCCGATCGCCTCGCCGAGCAGCTTTTCCTTGATCGCCTCGGCGGCGACCAGCGCCTTCTGCCGCTCGACCGCGGCCTCGGCCAGGCCGGTCTTCTCGATCACCTCGGCCTCGGCGCGGCCGGTCTTGACGATCGCCTCGGCGTTGCGCTCCCGGACCTGGACGTCGGCCAGGCCGAACGCGGCCGACTCGGCCTGCTGGCCCTCGGCCATCCGGATCTTGGCGCGGGCGTCCAGCTCGGCCGCCTGCTGCCGGGACTCGGCCAGCAGCAGCAGCTCGCGGGCCTTGAACTTGGCCGCGGCCTCCGAGGCCTCGGCCGCCTTGATGTCCTTGACCAGGGATTCCTGCGCCTCGGCCTCGGCGTTGATGATGACCGCCTGGCGGGTCCGCTCGGCCTCCTCGACGACTCGGAGGCGCTTGATGTTCTCCTCCTGCTCGGCGACCGTCTTCTCCACCGCGATCCGCTCCCGGATCACCTCGGCCATCGACCGCTTCTCGGTCTCGACCTCCTTGTCCTTCGCGATGGTGGACAGCTCGGTCTCCCGCTGGCGCCCGATCACCTCGAGCATCCGGTCCTTCTCGATCCGCTCGGTCTCGATCGCGATGACCCGCTCGCGGTTCTTCTCGGCGACCGCGATCTCCCGGCTCTTGTTCTCGGTCTGCACGCCGAGCTGCTGCTCGGTCTTGATCCGGGCGGTCTCCGAACGGAGCGTCTCCTCGGCCCGGGCCAGGGCGATCTCGGCCTCCTCGCGGGCCCGGATGGTCTCGATCTCCCGGCGCTGCTTGATCTCCGCGTCGGTCCGCCGGCGCTCCAGCTCGAGGATCGCCTCGCGGGCGTCCACGTCCTGGCGGGTGATCTCCTTCTCCTCGTTGCGCCGGAAGTCGTTGGTGCGCACCGCCTCGATCGCGGTCAGCTCGGTGATCTTCCGGATGCCCTGGGCGTCCAGGATGTTCTTCGGGTCGAGCGAGGTGACCGGGGTCTGCTCGAGGAAGTCGATGGCCGCGTCCTCCAGGCTGTACCCGTTGAGGTCGGTGCCGATCACCTCGATGATCTGGTCCCGGAAGTGGTTGCGCTTGGTGTAGAGGTCGATGAAGTCGAGCTGCTTGCCGACCGTCTTGAGCGCCTCGGAGAACTTCGCGCTGAACAGCTCCTGCAGCGTGGTCTCACTGCTGGCCCGGGTGGTGCCGATCGCCTGCGCCACCTTGATCACGTCTTCGGTGGTCTTGTTGACCCGCACGAAGAACGTGATCCGGATGTCGGCACGGATGTTGTCCTGGCAGATCAGCCCTTCCCGCCCCGTACGGGAAATCTCAATGGTTTTGACCGAGATATCCATGATTTCGGCCTTGTGGAGAACGGGCAGCACCACCGCGCCGGTGAAGGTGACGTCCACGCGGCGCACCTTGGAGACGATCAACGCCTTGCCCTGTTCGACTTTCCGGAACATCCGGCTGAAGAAGAACAGCACGCCGATCGCGATCAGTACGACAACGGCGATAAGCACACCGAAACCGGTGGAGACAACGTCCATCAAAGGCCTTTCTTGGCGATATCGGCGGGAACGACCCAGAAGAACTCGCCTTCCGGGTCGACGTCATAGATGAGGGCGACGGTGCCGGCGGACAGCTGGTCCTGGCCGGCCTGGCGGACCTGGATGATCGCCGAGGAGCCGTCCGCCGCGTGGACCTCGGCCTGGCCGAAGGTCCCGGTCACCCGCCCGGTGCGGATGACGCAGGTCAGGCCGACGAAATCGGCGCGCGACGCGTCCGGCCCGGTCGGCAGCAGCTTCTGCAGCGGGATCGCGATCAGCCGGGTGATGATCGCGGCGGCGACCAGGGCGGCGATCGGGACGACCCAGAGCGGGAACCCGGGGTGCCACTGGCTGCCGGCCAGGGTGCCGAACCAGGCCAGCGCCACGAGCAGGGAGAGGAAGACCGGCACCGGTACGCCGAGCAGCTCCCCGTGACCGTGCCCGGCGTCCGGGTCGGCGCCGCCGGCGATCACCACGAGCCAGTAACCGATGACGAGAATCAGCAGGGGAGTGAGGAGAACGGTCGGGAAGCTCAGCGCGGCTTCAAGGAATCCGTTCCCCATGGAAATGTCCGTCCCCCGTTTGTTCGTGTGCGGTCCACAGGGTCTCAGGCGCGGTCAAGGTTTGAAAAGGCCGGAACAGCCACCACCGTCTATCCCGGGACTGCTATCCCAGGACTGATAGTCCGTGGATAAAGACTCCCTTCATGCCGGGCGTCCGGCACGGCAGACTTGCCTCATGGATCGGGAACAACTGGCCCACTTCCTCCGGACCCGGCGCGAGGCGCTGCAGCCGGAGGATGTCGGATTGCCGCGTGGCCCACGGCGGCGCACCGGCGGCCTGCGGCGGGAGGAGGTGGCGGCGCTGTCCGGCATGTCGGCCGACTACTACGGGCGCATCGAGCAGCAGCGCGGCCCGGCGCCGTCCGACCAGATGCTCGCCTCGCTGGCCCGGGCCATGCACCTGAGCCTGGCGGAGCGGGATCACCTGTTCCATCTCGGCGGACACCCGGCGCCCCGGCGCTCGCTGCGGGACGATCACATCAGCCCCGGCATGATGCGGATCGTCGACCGGATGATGGACACCCCGGCCATGGTGCTGTCCCGGTTCGGCGAGACGCTGCGCCAGACCCCGATGGCGGTGGCCCTGTTCGGCGACGAGACCCGCTACACCGGGCTGGCCCGCGCCACGGTCTACCGCTGGTTCACCGATCCGGAGAGCCGGCGCGTCTACCCGGAGCGGGACTATCCGAAGCACGGCCGGTTCTTCACGGCCAACCTGCGGCGGGCCTACACCGCGGACCCGGAGGGCCGGGCCGGCGAGATCGTGACGGCGCTGCTCGCGATCAGTCCGGAGTTCACCGCGATCTGGGACGAGCACGAGGTGGGCCTCTCCCACGTGGCGCAGAAGACGCTCGTCCACCCGCAGCTCGGCGAGCTCGAGCTGTGGTGTCAGAACCTCTACGACCCCGAGCAGGAGCAGGCCCTGCTCGTCTTCACCGCGGCGCCCGCCTCGGCGAGTTACGAGAAGCTCCAGCTGCTCGCCGCCGTCGGCTAGCGCCGGACCCGATCCCGCGCTCGCGGGATCGGCACGAAAACCCAGCACACGACATTCGAGGGGATCACCATGCCCAAAATCGCCCTGATCACCGGCGGCAACCGCGGGCTCGGCCGGGCCACCGCCCTGGCCCTGATCGACGCCGGCGTCGAGGTCATCTACACCCACCGCGGCGACCCCGGGGAGAAGATCGACGCCATCGGGCTCGAGCTCACCGTCGGCGCCCTGGACGGCTACGACGCCTTCGTCACCGAGCTGCGCCGCACGCTGCGCGACCGGTTCGGCCGGGAGGACTTCGACTTCCTGGTCAACAACGCCGGCGTCGGCGTGCACGCCTCGATCGCCGACACCACCGTCGACGCCTTCGACCAGCTGATGAACGTGCATTTCCGGGGCATGTACTTCCTCACCCAGAAGCTGCTCCCGCTGATCGCCGACGGCGGCCGGATCATCAACATCTCCACCGGCCTGGCCCGCTTCACCGGCGACGGCTACGCGGCGTACGCGTCGATGAAGGGCGCCGTCGAGGTCTTCACCCGGTACCTGGCCAAGGAGGTCGCCCCGCGCGGCATCACCGCCAACGTGGTGGCGCCCGGCCCGTCCGCGACCGACTTCGCCGGCGGCGCGCTCCGCGACAAC encodes:
- a CDS encoding SDR family NAD(P)-dependent oxidoreductase translates to MPKIALITGGNRGLGRATALALIDAGVEVIYTHRGDPGEKIDAIGLELTVGALDGYDAFVTELRRTLRDRFGREDFDFLVNNAGVGVHASIADTTVDAFDQLMNVHFRGMYFLTQKLLPLIADGGRIINISTGLARFTGDGYAAYASMKGAVEVFTRYLAKEVAPRGITANVVAPGPSATDFAGGALRDNEQVRDHLAKVIALGRVGEPEEIAGVIAALLADGTGWITGQRIEASGGMHL